Proteins found in one Schistocerca serialis cubense isolate TAMUIC-IGC-003099 chromosome 5, iqSchSeri2.2, whole genome shotgun sequence genomic segment:
- the LOC126481980 gene encoding paired box protein Pax-1-like, translated as MDSGAQRQMKDEWPSRVESAVPMAPLALSHDHFESQCQQQYGEVNQLGGVFVNGRPLPNAVRMRIVELAQLGIRPCDISRQLRVSHGCVSKILARYHETGSILPGAIGGSKPRVTTPKVVAYIKELKQKDPGIFAWEIRDRLLSDGVCDKYNVPSVSSISRILRNKIGALVHHPHHHSPASAAAAAAAGTAAGAAVVAAAAAAAHHPHLYGSIYPAAAYPYQPTGPGPAGKVASAPGASPPSVAATAGGAVGGGAAPPPAWPVSVSSHSVSDILAHHHAAAAAAAPSAHRLLRLCLSPPVPGTALLLPLHLTNCDCRECFPEHYELDASGLK; from the exons AGTCGCAGTGCCAGCAGCAGTACGGGGAGGTGAACCAGCTGGGCGGCGTCTTCGTGAACGGGCGGCCGCTGCCCAACGCGGTGCGCATGCGCATCGTGGAGCTGGCGCAGCTGGGCATCCGGCCGTGCGACATCTCGCGCCAGCTGCGCGTCTCGCACGGCTGCGTCTCCAAGATCCTGGCGCGCTACCACGAGACCGGATCCATCCTGCCCGGCGCCATCGGCGGCAGCAAGCCGCGCGTCACCACGCCGAAG GTGGTGGCGTACATCAAGGAGCTGAAGCAGAAGGACCCCGGCATCTTCGCGTGGGAGATCCGCGACCGGCTGCTGTCGGACGGCGTGTGCGACAAGTACAACGTGCCGTCGGTGAGCAGCATCAGCCGCATCCTGCGCAACAAGATCGGCGCGCTCGTGCACCACCCGCACCACCACTcgccggcgtcggcggcggcggcggcggcggccggcacggctgcgggggcggcggtggtggcggcggcggcggcggcggcgcaccaCCCGCACCTGTACGGCTCCATCTACCCGGCGGCCGCCTACCCCTACCAGCCGACCGGGCCGGGGCCCGCGGGCAAGGTGGCCAGCGCGCCCGGGGCCTCCCCGCCGTCCGTAGCGGCGACGGCGGGCGGCGCGGTGGGGGGCGGCGCGGCGCCGCCCCCGGCGTGGCCCGTGTCCGTGTCGTCGCACTCGGTGTCGGACATCCTGGCGCATCAccacgcggccgccgccgccgcagcg CCCTCCGCGCACCGGCTGCTCCGCCTCTGCCTCTCACCGCCAGTCCCGGGGACGGCGCTGCTACTGCCGCTTCACCTAACAAACTGCGATTGCCGAGAATGCTTTCCAGAACATTACGAACTCGACGCGTCTGGACTAAAGTGA